A window of the Meiothermus sp. CFH 77666 genome harbors these coding sequences:
- a CDS encoding ATP-binding cassette domain-containing protein yields the protein MSQIRADGLSKFYPVALKEPGFVGTLRHFFQRKYRQVEAVRDVSFAIAPGEVVGFLGPNGAGKTTTLKLLSGLIYPSAGQVEVAGHQPFKREHAFLRKITLVMGNKQQLIWDLPAADSFRVNAAVYEIPDNEFKKRVGELSEMLALEGKLNQPVRKLSLGERMKAELLAALLHRPQVLFLDEPTLGLDVNAQVAVREFLREYNRRYRATILLTSHYMADITALCERVLMIHHGKLIYDGGLGGLLERFAPYREVHIQLGQPVEKDRLAQYGELRELEGLEARLLVRREQLVSGVSQMLRELPIDDLEVREPAIEEVIGQVFADTRLIAGSMADGL from the coding sequence GTGAGCCAAATTCGAGCCGATGGCCTCTCCAAGTTTTATCCGGTAGCCCTCAAAGAGCCGGGGTTCGTGGGCACGCTGCGACACTTTTTCCAACGCAAATACCGTCAGGTAGAGGCTGTTAGAGACGTTTCGTTTGCGATTGCACCGGGCGAGGTGGTGGGCTTTTTGGGGCCCAATGGGGCCGGTAAAACCACCACCCTCAAGCTGCTTTCGGGCCTGATTTACCCCAGTGCCGGGCAGGTGGAGGTGGCCGGACACCAGCCCTTCAAGCGGGAGCATGCGTTCTTGCGCAAGATTACCCTGGTGATGGGCAACAAGCAGCAACTAATCTGGGACTTGCCAGCTGCCGATAGCTTTCGGGTCAACGCCGCCGTGTATGAGATTCCCGATAACGAGTTCAAAAAACGGGTGGGCGAACTGAGTGAGATGCTGGCACTGGAGGGCAAGCTCAACCAGCCGGTGCGCAAGCTGAGCCTGGGTGAACGCATGAAGGCCGAGCTGCTGGCAGCGCTTTTGCACCGGCCCCAGGTCTTGTTCCTGGACGAGCCCACCCTGGGGCTGGATGTGAATGCCCAGGTGGCCGTGCGGGAGTTTTTGCGCGAGTACAACCGGCGTTACCGGGCCACCATTCTGCTCACCAGCCACTACATGGCCGATATCACCGCCCTGTGTGAGCGGGTCTTGATGATTCATCACGGGAAGCTTATTTACGACGGTGGGTTGGGGGGGTTGCTCGAGCGCTTTGCCCCCTACCGTGAGGTACATATCCAGCTTGGGCAACCCGTGGAGAAAGACCGACTGGCGCAGTATGGCGAGCTGCGCGAACTCGAGGGGCTCGAGGCTCGGCTCCTGGTTCGGCGGGAGCAACTGGTGAGCGGGGTCAGCCAGATGCTTCGTGAACTGCCCATAGACGACCTCGAGGTGCGGGAGCCGGCCATCGAAGAGGTGATCGGACAGGTGTTTGCCGATACCAGGCTGATTGCTGGGTCAATGGCCGATGGTCTATAG